From one Melospiza melodia melodia isolate bMelMel2 chromosome 6, bMelMel2.pri, whole genome shotgun sequence genomic stretch:
- the NKX2-8 gene encoding homeobox protein Nkx-2.8: MATSGRISFTVRSILDLPEQDANSVKQASDHRHSAENYTGSPYRGWIETDRNHYPSSDESGPEMSLPDSTQRSLPARGSEAEEKKKKRRVLFSKAQTLELERRFRQQRYLSAPEREQLARLLSLTPTQVKIWFQNHRYKMKRARSEGPGSPQPRPPALLRRVVVPVLVRDGEPCRGCPASPPAPAARPKLGCALAGCSAQAALALQGYRACPPAAALGVFPAYQHLAHPAVVSWGW; the protein is encoded by the exons ATGGCCACATCTGGGAGGATCAGTTTTACAGTGAGGAGCATTTTGGATTTACCAGAGCAGGATGCTAATAGCGTAAAGCAAGCCTCTGACCATCGCCACTCAGCGGAGAACTACACCGGCTCGCCGTATCGAGGGTGGATAGAAACAGACAGAAATCACTATCCCT CTTCCGACGAGAGCGGCCCGGAGATGAGCTTGCCCGACTCCACCCAAAGGTCGCTCCCCGCCCGCGGCTCGGAGGccgaggagaagaagaagaagcgaAGGGTGCTCTTCTCCAAGGCGCAGACGCTGGAGCTGGAGCGGCGGTTCCGGCAGCAGCGGTACCTTTCGGCGCCGGAGCGGGAGCAGCTGGCCCGGCTGCTGAGCCTCACCCCCACGCAGGTGAAGATCTGGTTCCAGAACCACCGCTACAAGATGAAGCGGGCGCGAAGCGAGGGCCCCGGCAGCCCGCAGCCGCGCCCGCCCGCCCTGCTGCGCCGGGTGGTGGTGCCGGTGCTGGTGCGGGACGGGGAGCCCTGCCGCGGCTGCCCCGCCAGCCCGCCGGCTCCCGCGGCGCGCCCCAAGCTGGGCTGCGCCCTGGCGGGGTGCAGCGCCCAGGCCGCCCTCGCCCTGCAGGGTTACCGAGcctgcccgcccgccgccgccctcgGCGTCTTCCCCGCGTACCAGCACTTAGCGCACCCGGCCGTGGTCTCCTGGGGATGGTGA